One genomic window of Salmo salar chromosome ssa12, Ssal_v3.1, whole genome shotgun sequence includes the following:
- the LOC106564808 gene encoding kinesin light chain 1 isoform X2, giving the protein MSIMVYPREDRLEKLSQEEIISSTKLVIQGLEALKSEHNSILHSLLETIRCLKKDEEANLVHEKSSLLRKSVEMIELGLGEAQVMMALSAHLNAVESEKQKLRAQVRRLCQENQWLRDELAGTQQKLQKSEQSVAQLEEEKKHLEFMNQLKKYDEDVSPTEEKDGEPPKDALDDLFPNDEEENSQGMPHQHNSAAVAAAQQGGYEIPARLRTLHNLVIQYASQGRYEVAVPLCKQALEDLEKTSGHDHPDVATMLNILALVYRDQNKYKEAAHLLNDALSIREKTLGKDHPAVAATLNNLAVLYGKRGKYKEAEPLCKRALEIREKVLGKDHPDVAKQLNNLALLCQNQGKYEEVEYYYCRALEIYERRLGPDDPNVAKTKNNLASCYLKQGKYKEAEILYKEILTQAHEKEFGSVDAENKPIWMHAEEREECKSKDGYGDYGGWYKNCKVNSPTVNTTLRNLGALYRRQGKMEAAETLEECALRSRKQGGVELQRDGDRRRSRESLSSVKYESPSEAGEDGSVDWNGA; this is encoded by the exons ATGTCAATCATGGTGTACCCCAGAGAAGACCGTCTGGAGAAGCTGTCCCAGGAGGagatcatctccagcaccaagcTGGTGATCCAGGGCCTGGAGGCGCTGAAGAGCGAGCACAACTCCATCTTGCACAGCCTGCTGGAAACCATCCGCTGCCTGAAGAAGGACGAGGAGGCCAACCTGGTGCACGAGAAGTCCAGCCTGCTGCGCAAGTCAGTGGAGATGATCGAGCTGGGGCTGGGCGAGGCGCAG GTGATGATGGCCCTGTCTGCCCACCTGAACGCTGTGGAGTCGGAGAAGCAGAAGCTGCGTGCCCAGGTACGTCGACTGTGCCAAGAGAACCAGTGGCTGCGGGACGAGCTGGCGGGCACCCAGCAAAAGCTGCAGAAGAGCGAGCAGAGTGTGGCCCAGCTGGAAGAGGAGAAGAAGCACCTGGAGTTCATGAATCAGCTGAAGAAGTACGACGAGGATGTGTCCCCTACT gaggagaaagatggagagccaCCAAAAGATGCACTGGATGACCTCTTCCCCAATGATGAGGAGGAAAACAGTCAAGGAA TGCCGCACCAGCATAACAGCGCAGCGGTGGCTGCGGCCCAGCAGGGTGGCTATGAGATCCCGGCCCGCCTGAGGACCCTCCACAACCTGGTTATCCAGTACGCCTCCCAGGGCCGCTACGAGGTGGCCGTGCCCCTCTGCAAACAGGCCCTGGAGGACCTGGAGAAGACATCCGGACACGACCACCCTGACGTGGCCACCATGCTCAACATCCTGGCCCTGGtctacag ggaTCAGAACAAATACAAGGAGGCGGCTCACCTTCTCAACGATGCACTGTCTATCCGGGAGAAAACCCTTGGGAAAGACCACCCTGCG GTGGCTGCAACACTGAACAATCTGGCAGTGCTGTATGGAAAGAGGGGGAAGTACAAGGAAGCTGAGCCCCTTTGCAAGAGGGCTCTGGAGATCAGAGAGAAG GTGCTGGGCAAGGACCATCCTGATGTGGCCAAGCAGCTGAACAACCTGGCCCTGCTGTGCCAGAATCAGGGCAAGTACGAGGAGGTGGAGTACTACTACTGCCGCGCCCTGGAGATCTACGAGCGCAGGCTGGGCCCTGATGACCCCAACGTGGCCAAGACCAAGAACAACCTG GCTTCGTGTTACTTGAAGCAGGGGAAGTACAAGGAGGCGGAAATCCTTTACAAAGAGATCCTCACCCAAGCTCACGAGAAGGAATTTGGATCCGTGGATG cTGAGAACAAACCCATCTGGATGCATGCCGAGGAGCGGGAGGAGTGCAAG AGCAAAGACGGCTATGGAGATTATGGCGGCTGGTATAAAAACTGCAAGGTGAATAG cccCACTGTCAACACCACACTACGTAATCTGGGAGCTCTGTACCGCCGGCAAGGCAAGATGGAGGCCGCTGAGACCCTGGAGGAGTGTGCCTTGAGGTCCCGAAAACAG GGTGGGGTGGAgctgcagagagatggagacaggaggaggagcagggagagtcTGAGCAGCGTAAAATATGAGAGCCCCTCCGAAGCAGGGGAGGACGGCAGCGTGGACTGGAACGGG GCCTAA